CGATTATGCCTATTCAACGGTTGGATGAAAAACCGGAGCGTTCGGCTACTTTACAGGATATTACCTGTGACTCGGACGGTAAGATTGCCAACTTTATCTCTACACGCAACGTGGCTCATTATCTGCCTGTACATAGCTTGAAGAAAACAGAACCTTATTATTTGGCTGTTTTTCTGGTGGGGGCTTATCAGGAAATTTTGGGTGATATGCACAATTTGTTCGGTGATACGAATGCCGTGCATGTCTCTGTGAATGAGAAAGGATATAATATAGAACAGATTATTGACGGAGAAACGGTAGCGGAAGTGCTGGACTATGTACAGTACAATCCGAAGAAACTGGTACGTACGCTCGAAACCTGGGTGACGAAATCAGTGAAAGAAGGTAAGATTTCCCTGGAAGAAGGAAAAGAGTTCCTTTCCAACTATCGTTCGGGACTTTACGGATATACTTATTTAGAATAGAATTAGGCACGGATTACACGGATTTCACGGTAGCTTCGCATAATTGAATGGTTGCTTTGCGTTCTCACACAACTAAAACCGTGAAATCCGTGTAATCCGTGCCTGAATAAAGATATAAGAAATGAGAGAAAAACTAACAGTAATTAAGGTGGGTGGCAAAATCGTAGAAGAGGACGCCACCCTTCGTCAGTTGTTAAATGACTTTGCCGCTATCGACGGACATAAGGTGCTGGTTCACGGCGGCGGTCGTTCGGCTACAAAGATTGCCGCACAACTGGGTATTGAAAGTAAAATGGTAAATGGGCGTCGTATCACTGATGCGGAGACTTTGAAAGTGGTGACAATGGTGTATGGCGGCTTGGTGAATAAGAATATTGTGGCCGGACTACAGGCACGTGGAGTCAATGCGCTGGGACTGACCGGAGCGGATATGAATGTGATCCGTTCGGTGAAACGTCCGGTGAAAGACGTGGATTACGGCTTTGTCGGTGATGTGGAAAAAGTGGACGCTACTTTGTTGTCGGACTTGATACATAAAGGAGTCGTTCCGGTGATGGCACCGTTGACACATGACGGACAGGGCAATATGCTGAACACCAACGCGGATACCATTGCCGGAGAGACGGCAAAGGCCTTATCTGTCTTGTTTGATGTGACGTTGGTATATTGCTTCGAGAAGAAGGGAGTGCTGCGCGACGAGAACGATGATGATAGTGTGATTCCACAGATTACCCGTGCCGAATTCGAACAATACGTAGCCGACGGCGTTATTCAAGGTGGCATGATTCCAAAGTTGGAGAACTCTTTTGAAGCAATAAATGCGGGAGTGTCTGAAGTGATAATTACCTTAGCGTCAGCGATTAACGGCAACGGTGGAACAAGAATAAAAAAATAATTCAAAAAAAAGTAGTGGGCTACTGTAACTTTTCATATCCTAGCCCGTCATTATTATAGAGATGCAAGAAATCAGCTTCCGAAACGATATTTTGCCACTGAAGGATAAACTCTTTCGATTGGCACTCCGAATTACCCTGGATAGGGCCGAAGCCGAGGATGTCGTTCAGGACACCATGATAAGAGTGTGGAACAAGCGTGATGAGTGGTCGCAATTTGAATCGGTTGAAGCCTATTGCCTGATAGTGGCAAAGAACCTGGCGATAGACCGGAGTCAGAAGAAAGAAGCCCAGAACGTGGAACTCACCCCCGAAATGGAGGAAGAACCTGATGCAAACAGTCCGTACGACCAGATGGTCCATGATGAAAGAATGAACATCATCAATAGGCTGGTCAATGAACTTCCCGAAAAACAGCGGCTTATCATGCAACTGAGGGACATTGAAGGTGAAAGCTATAAAAAAATTGCAACCCTGCTGAATCTGACAGAGGAACAGGTCAAAGTGAACCTCTTCAGGGCCAGGCAAAAGGTAAAACAAAGGTATTTAGAAATTGACGAATATGGATTATAAGGATATAGAACAGCTCCTGGAGCGATACTGGCAATGCGAAACTTCCGTTGAGGAGGAAACAACATTGCGCGACTTCTTCTCAAAAGAAGACGTACCGGCTCATTTGCTTCGCTATAAAAACTTGTTTGTTTATCAGCAGGTTCAGCAGGAAGTGGGACTGGGCGAAGACTTTGATGCTCGTATTCTGGCAGAGGTGGAGCCTGTGGTCGTAAAAGCAAAACGCTTGACACTGACCGGCCGTTTCGTCCCTCTGTTCAAGGCCGCTGCCGTAATTGCAATCATCCTTTCATTGGGGAATGTAGCACAACATTCTTTCTCCGGTGATGACGGAAGTGTATTGGCAACGGATACCATTGGTAAACAAGTAACAGCACCATCGGTTGCTATCTCAAACGATGTGAAAGCGGACCAGGTTCTCGCTGACAGTCTGGCGAGGATTAATCACAAGGTGCAGGTTATGAATGAATAGACATTTTCATTTGCTTTAAACATATAATATAGTTAGTGTGCTTAATTAAAACAACAACGAAGGCGAAACTGTGAAGTTTTCAATTCTCTCAAATTTTTAGATTAAAACTAACTAAATAAATGGGCTACCGCGCGATGCAGTAGCCCTTTTATGCTTTCGAGATGATTGATTATTTAATCTGCCGTATATTTTTTCGTGGAGCATCTATTTCCTGAGGATTTCCCCGGTAGGCTATATCTCCGCTTCCTGTCACACGTGCTATCAATTTCCCGCTGGCATAACAGCTAATACTGCCGGAGCCCGCTGTACTGGCCGATACATTTTCCGATTCCAAGTTGCCGGCTCCAATATTTCCCGAACCTGCAATCTTATACTCGGCATTGAAAGTTTTACCGCTTAGGCCGATATCACCGGAACCTGCAATACTGGCAGTACATTCTTCGCTTTCTATTTGCTGAAGCTTCACATCTCCCGAGCCACTGATGGAAACTGCCATTCTCCGGCATTTGAACTTTTCGCCTTTAATGTCTCCTGAGCCATTGATGCTGAGTGATATATCCTCTTTGGTTTGTATGCCATTGGTGAAACGTATATCTCCCGAACCGTTAATCGTTAATTTATTCAGTTCCGGTGAGAAGACTTTGACTTCCAGTTTGCCTTTCCAGATAGTGACATTCTTTTTATACTTTATAATAAGTGTATTGCCGTCGATATAAGTCTCTAAAAGTGGGATAATATTGTCGGAACCATAAATTTCTATGTAATTTTGAGAACCCTGGTGGTACGTGACATTTGCGCTACCCAATAATTTAATCTCGTTGAAGTGTCCGATTTCCACTTTTTTAGTGAGGTAATTCTTGCTGCCGGTCACGTGTTTTCCCTGTAAGCAGGAGCTTGCGGTTAGTATTAGAAACAATCCGGTTGCTAATAAGGCTAATAAACTTGTTTTCATAATTTTGAATTTCTATGGTGTTATATTGATTAGACGGTTCATGTTTTTATAAAGTTGCATCTTTGGTGAAGTTTTTTAGGTAGAATCTTCTTTTTTATTACTTTTGTCGTAGTTGTTAGGAGATTTATGATGAAGGAGACAGTTATAGAAGATGGCGAACTTGGACGATTAGTGGTGCGTGTTAATCTGCGTGCTAAAAGTCTTGTCTTTCGTACCAAGAGCGATGCGATATATGTTTCGGTGCCAACCGGAGCCGCGATGAAAGAGGTAAAGCAGGCAATCGAGAATTTACGTGGTAAGTTGTTGGCTTCCCGTCGGCGGCTGAACCGTCCGTTGATTGATTTGAATTATAAGATTGATGCGGAGTATTTCAAATTGTCTCTGGTACCCGGTGAGAAAGAACAATTTCTGGCAAATTCCCGGTTGGGCTTTATGCAAATCATTTGTCCGCCTACGGCTGACTTTACCGACGAGAATCTGCAGGAGTGGCTGCGTAAAGTCATTGAAGAGTCGTTGAGGCGGAATGCGAAAAGTATTCTTCCATCTCGTTTAGAACGTTTGTCAAGACAATATGGATTATCCTACGCTAGTGTGAAGATAAACTCCAGTCAGGGAAGATGGGGGAGTTGTTCGGCAAAAAAGGACATCAATTTATCTTATTACCTCGTCCTGCTCCCTTCCCATTTGATAGACTATGTACTTTTGCACGAATTATGCCATACTCGTGAAATGAATCATAGCGAACGCTTTTGGGCTTTGTTGAATCAATTCACGGAAGGAAAAGCGCTCGCTTTGCGGGGAGAACTGAAAAAATATCGTACGGAAATATAAGAAACATAAGAAATATAGGGGGTGACCGATGCTGCTGGACTTTGCCTGTTACTTCGCCAGTTGCTTAATCCCGTCCGCCTCTTTCTCGAATTGATACGTTCCGCCTCTTTCACTAAGGTCGAAAGTGGATACAAATTCAGTTTTATTATCCACAATCAGCAATGCGCTTTGTTCGGCGAAACGACCTACTTCCACAGTATAAGGCTCTTTCGGCATAACTTTATTGACTATAAGGCTGTCATTAACGAACAAAGAGACAGAATCTCCGGCAAATCCTTTTACCAGACTAATCGTATAAGTTTCGATAAAATGTCGTTCTTCCTGTTTATCCCGTTGCAGGCGCATACTCATGTAGATAAAAATAACCACTACAAAGATAACTGCGAAAGCAAGGATTCCATTGCCTAGCATAAACTGTTTATTGGTGTTGAGACGGTGTGCCATAGTGCCTGTTTTTTTAATTGCGGTGTAAAGATACGAAGATAAGACTGTTAATTCATACTTTTTTTCTTTAATGTTTTGTAGTCGAACAGATTATTTATATCTTTGCAACCGGAAACGGATGAAAGGTGGAGGGGCAATTAAGCTCCTTTTTTTGTTCTTATATAGTGAATAAATGATAGAAAAGAAAACAGTTTGTCAGATTGTAGAAGAATGGCTGGAAGGAAAAGACTACTTTTTAGTAGAGGTGACCGTAAGCCCGGATGACAAGATTGTGGTCGAAATTGACCATGCAGAAGGTGTTTGGATTGAGGATTGTGTGGAGCTTAGCCGCTACATAGAGTCGAAACTGAACCGTGAAGAGGAAGATTATGAACTGGAAGTGGGTTCGGCCGGCATCGGACAGCCCTTTAAAGTGCTGCAACAGTATTACATTCACATCGGACAAGAGGTGGAAGTGATGACAAGAGGCGGACAGAAACTGGCAGGTGTCCTGAAAGATGCTGA
The DNA window shown above is from Bacteroides faecium and carries:
- the argB gene encoding acetylglutamate kinase, translating into MREKLTVIKVGGKIVEEDATLRQLLNDFAAIDGHKVLVHGGGRSATKIAAQLGIESKMVNGRRITDAETLKVVTMVYGGLVNKNIVAGLQARGVNALGLTGADMNVIRSVKRPVKDVDYGFVGDVEKVDATLLSDLIHKGVVPVMAPLTHDGQGNMLNTNADTIAGETAKALSVLFDVTLVYCFEKKGVLRDENDDDSVIPQITRAEFEQYVADGVIQGGMIPKLENSFEAINAGVSEVIITLASAINGNGGTRIKK
- a CDS encoding RNA polymerase sigma factor, with product MQEISFRNDILPLKDKLFRLALRITLDRAEAEDVVQDTMIRVWNKRDEWSQFESVEAYCLIVAKNLAIDRSQKKEAQNVELTPEMEEEPDANSPYDQMVHDERMNIINRLVNELPEKQRLIMQLRDIEGESYKKIATLLNLTEEQVKVNLFRARQKVKQRYLEIDEYGL
- the rimP gene encoding ribosome assembly cofactor RimP — encoded protein: MIEKKTVCQIVEEWLEGKDYFLVEVTVSPDDKIVVEIDHAEGVWIEDCVELSRYIESKLNREEEDYELEVGSAGIGQPFKVLQQYYIHIGQEVEVMTRGGQKLAGVLKDADEEKFTVSVQKKVKMEGSKRPKLVEEDETFTYEQIKYTKYLISFK
- a CDS encoding YgjP family zinc-dependent metalloprotease → MMKETVIEDGELGRLVVRVNLRAKSLVFRTKSDAIYVSVPTGAAMKEVKQAIENLRGKLLASRRRLNRPLIDLNYKIDAEYFKLSLVPGEKEQFLANSRLGFMQIICPPTADFTDENLQEWLRKVIEESLRRNAKSILPSRLERLSRQYGLSYASVKINSSQGRWGSCSAKKDINLSYYLVLLPSHLIDYVLLHELCHTREMNHSERFWALLNQFTEGKALALRGELKKYRTEI
- a CDS encoding head GIN domain-containing protein; this translates as MKTSLLALLATGLFLILTASSCLQGKHVTGSKNYLTKKVEIGHFNEIKLLGSANVTYHQGSQNYIEIYGSDNIIPLLETYIDGNTLIIKYKKNVTIWKGKLEVKVFSPELNKLTINGSGDIRFTNGIQTKEDISLSINGSGDIKGEKFKCRRMAVSISGSGDVKLQQIESEECTASIAGSGDIGLSGKTFNAEYKIAGSGNIGAGNLESENVSASTAGSGSISCYASGKLIARVTGSGDIAYRGNPQEIDAPRKNIRQIK